Proteins encoded by one window of Anaeromyxobacter diazotrophicus:
- a CDS encoding acyl-CoA mutase large subunit family protein, whose translation MAPNALKDLPSGHEAPRAETPAAPTRAEHPSYTPEEIARVVAARERWTAEELGEVLAKLPRRRAAFQTDSGIPIPDVLDPGHRREADYLRDVGYPGRYPFTRGPQPTMYRGRLWTMRQFAGFGSPEDTNRRFHFLLKAGMHGLSTAFDMPALMGYDPDHPLSRGEVGKEGVSVATLRDFEVLFDGIPLGDVTTSMTINASAVVALAMYVAVGEQQGVPRAKLGGTLQADMLKEYIAQKEWIVPPRPAVKIVCDMIAFCAEEMPRWNPVSISGYHIREAGATAVQELAFTLADGLEYVQQCVDRGLDVDAFAPRLSFFWDVHNDLFEEVAKFRAARRIWARTLKERFGAKKKESLLLRTHAQTAGVSLTAQQPYNNVVRTALQAFAAVLGGTQSLHTNSLDETYALPTEEAVTIALRTQQIIAFESGADRVVDPLAGSYYVEYLTDEMERRALEHLRHIDAMGGMIRAVEDGYPQREIAESAFRYQREIETGDRTIVGVNAFRTEEEEPIPILKIDESVARAQVERLRAVKASRSGERVKEALAGVERAAKEGVNVVPPVIAAVKAYASLGEICDVFRKVYGVYREDGRF comes from the coding sequence GTGGCGCCGAATGCACTGAAGGACCTGCCGTCAGGCCACGAGGCGCCGCGGGCCGAGACCCCGGCGGCGCCGACGCGCGCCGAGCACCCCAGCTACACGCCGGAAGAGATCGCCCGGGTGGTCGCCGCCCGCGAGCGCTGGACGGCGGAGGAGCTGGGCGAGGTGCTCGCGAAGCTGCCCCGGCGGAGGGCGGCGTTCCAGACCGACTCCGGGATCCCCATCCCCGACGTGCTCGACCCCGGCCACCGCCGCGAGGCGGACTACCTGCGCGACGTCGGCTACCCGGGCCGCTACCCCTTCACCCGCGGCCCGCAGCCCACCATGTACCGCGGGCGGCTCTGGACCATGCGCCAGTTCGCCGGCTTCGGCTCGCCGGAGGACACGAACCGGCGGTTCCACTTCCTCCTCAAGGCGGGCATGCACGGGCTCTCGACCGCCTTCGACATGCCGGCGCTCATGGGCTACGACCCGGACCACCCGCTGAGCCGCGGCGAGGTGGGGAAGGAGGGCGTCTCGGTCGCGACGCTGCGCGACTTCGAGGTCCTCTTCGACGGCATCCCGCTCGGCGACGTCACCACCTCCATGACCATCAACGCGAGCGCGGTGGTCGCGCTCGCCATGTACGTGGCGGTCGGCGAGCAGCAGGGCGTCCCGCGCGCCAAGCTCGGCGGCACGCTGCAGGCCGACATGCTGAAGGAGTACATCGCGCAGAAGGAGTGGATCGTCCCGCCGCGGCCGGCGGTGAAGATCGTCTGCGACATGATCGCCTTCTGCGCCGAGGAGATGCCGCGCTGGAACCCGGTCTCCATCAGCGGCTACCACATCCGCGAGGCGGGGGCGACCGCGGTCCAGGAGCTCGCCTTCACGCTCGCCGACGGGCTCGAGTACGTCCAGCAGTGCGTCGACCGCGGCCTCGACGTGGACGCCTTCGCCCCGCGCCTCAGCTTCTTCTGGGACGTCCACAACGACCTGTTCGAGGAGGTGGCGAAGTTCCGCGCGGCGCGCCGCATCTGGGCGCGGACGCTGAAGGAGCGCTTCGGGGCGAAGAAGAAGGAGTCGCTGCTGCTGCGCACCCACGCGCAGACCGCCGGCGTCTCGCTCACCGCCCAGCAGCCCTACAACAACGTGGTCCGCACCGCCCTGCAGGCGTTCGCGGCGGTGTTGGGCGGGACGCAGTCGCTCCACACGAACTCGCTCGACGAGACCTACGCGCTCCCCACCGAGGAGGCGGTGACGATCGCGCTGCGGACCCAGCAGATCATCGCCTTCGAGTCCGGCGCCGACCGCGTGGTCGATCCGCTCGCCGGCAGCTACTACGTCGAGTACCTCACCGACGAGATGGAGCGGCGCGCCCTGGAGCACCTCCGCCACATCGACGCCATGGGCGGGATGATCCGGGCGGTGGAGGACGGCTACCCGCAGCGGGAGATCGCGGAGAGCGCCTTCCGGTACCAGCGCGAGATCGAGACCGGCGACCGCACCATCGTCGGGGTGAACGCCTTCCGCACCGAGGAGGAGGAGCCCATCCCCATCCTCAAGATCGACGAGTCGGTGGCGCGCGCGCAGGTGGAGCGGCTGCGGGCGGTGAAGGCGTCGCGGAGCGGGGAGCGGGTGAAGGAGGCGCTCGCTGGCGTGGAGCGCGCCGCCAAGGAGGGCGTCAACGTCGTCCCGCCGGTCATCGCGGCGGTGAAGGCCTACGCCAGCCTGGGCGAGATCTGCGACGTCTTCCGGAAGGTGTACGGCGTCTACCGGGAGGACGGCCGGTTCTGA
- a CDS encoding DUF3106 domain-containing protein translates to MSARLLAALALAASLAGPARTLAQAAPSAGGDARARWEQLSPAEKQALRERYEQWKGLPDDEKARLELRLERLRALPPERRAEVERRWRAFQALPPQERQAILQRFARWRELPPERRAQLRAAFQEILRAPPQERARYLDNLRRWRDMSPAERETARERWRQERRERLRR, encoded by the coding sequence GTGAGCGCGCGCCTCCTCGCGGCGCTCGCGCTGGCCGCGAGCCTCGCCGGCCCGGCGCGCACGCTGGCGCAGGCGGCCCCCTCCGCGGGCGGGGACGCCCGCGCCCGCTGGGAGCAGCTCTCGCCGGCGGAGAAGCAGGCGCTGCGCGAGCGGTACGAGCAGTGGAAGGGGCTGCCCGACGACGAGAAGGCCCGGCTCGAGCTGCGGCTCGAGCGGCTCCGCGCGCTGCCGCCGGAGCGGCGGGCCGAGGTCGAGCGCCGCTGGCGCGCCTTCCAGGCGCTGCCGCCGCAGGAGCGCCAGGCCATCCTGCAGCGCTTCGCGCGCTGGCGCGAGCTGCCGCCCGAGCGGCGCGCGCAACTGCGCGCCGCCTTCCAGGAGATCCTGCGGGCGCCGCCCCAGGAGCGGGCGCGCTACCTCGACAACCTGCGCCGGTGGCGCGACATGTCGCCGGCGGAGCGCGAGACCGCCCGCGAGCGGTGGCGGCAGGAGCGGCGCGAGCGCCTCCGCCGCTGA
- a CDS encoding TetR/AcrR family transcriptional regulator, with protein sequence MARPRMFDVDEALDRALRVFWRKGYEGTSLADLTKVMRINRPSLYAAFGNKEGLFRRALDRYAEGPAAFAREALAAPTARAVVERLWSGTIDQLTDPRTPRGCLLVQGALACGDAAESIRRELAARRSAGVAALRERFERAVAEGDLPAGADPEDLARFVAAVTHGMSVQAAGGAGRDELERVVRMALRAWPAPG encoded by the coding sequence ATGGCACGCCCGCGCATGTTCGACGTGGATGAGGCCCTGGATCGCGCGCTGCGCGTGTTCTGGCGGAAGGGCTACGAGGGGACCTCGCTCGCGGACCTCACGAAGGTCATGCGGATCAACCGGCCGAGCCTGTACGCGGCGTTCGGCAACAAGGAAGGGCTCTTCCGCAGGGCGCTCGACCGCTACGCCGAGGGCCCGGCGGCCTTCGCGCGCGAAGCGCTCGCCGCGCCGACGGCCCGCGCCGTGGTGGAGCGCCTCTGGAGCGGGACCATCGATCAGCTGACCGATCCTCGCACGCCGCGCGGCTGCCTCCTGGTGCAGGGGGCGCTGGCCTGCGGGGACGCGGCCGAGTCCATCCGGCGGGAGCTCGCGGCCCGCCGGTCGGCGGGCGTGGCGGCGCTGCGCGAGCGGTTCGAGCGCGCCGTGGCCGAGGGGGATCTGCCCGCCGGCGCGGATCCCGAAGACCTCGCCCGCTTCGTCGCCGCGGTCACCCACGGCATGTCGGTCCAGGCCGCCGGCGGCGCGGGCCGCGACGAGCTCGAGCGCGTGGTGCGGATGGCGCTCCGAGCGTGGCCGGCGCCGGGGTGA